TTAATACGGCATCACCTTCGCCATTGTTAAAAATCTGTGGTAATAATTTGGCCTCATAGTTTGCATCAAATTTAAGCTTCTTCGGATTTTCTACTACATCTTTTAACTCAGCTTTTGTTTTATCGATTCCGTCTTTTAACTTGATTAAGCCTTCTTTTTCAAGTAATGAAAGCAGACGGCCATGGTCAGCGACAGAATTACTCATGATTATGTGTGCGCCTTCTGGTAGATCACTAAGCTTTTTGTATTTTTTTGAATAAATACCGATTGGCTCGATGTGGATGCCGCCAGCATTGACAAAACCATAGCCAAACTCTTTATTTTGACCCTCTAGGTATGGAATGTGCTGGAAAAAGTTCGCATCTAATTCTTTTGTCTTTAAGGCCTTATTTGGCAATACATAGTCTGTAAAAGTTTCAATTTCAAGATCAATGCCTTTTTCTTTTAAAATTGGTTTTGCTTTCTCAAGAATTTCTGCGTGAGGAACGGTAGAAGCTCCAATAACTAATTTTGTTGTTTCGCCTTTTTCACTTGTACCGCTAGATTTTTCCTCCGTTTTTCCACAGGCAGCTACAACAAATACGATGGATAATGCTAAAAGTAAACTTAATAATTTCTTCATGCTGACCTCTCCTTTTATCGTTTATCTAATTTTGATGTGATGAAAT
The DNA window shown above is from Neobacillus sp. WH10 and carries:
- a CDS encoding MetQ/NlpA family ABC transporter substrate-binding protein, producing MKKLLSLLLALSIVFVVAACGKTEEKSSGTSEKGETTKLVIGASTVPHAEILEKAKPILKEKGIDLEIETFTDYVLPNKALKTKELDANFFQHIPYLEGQNKEFGYGFVNAGGIHIEPIGIYSKKYKKLSDLPEGAHIIMSNSVADHGRLLSLLEKEGLIKLKDGIDKTKAELKDVVENPKKLKFDANYEAKLLPQIFNNGEGDAVLINSNYAIDGGLNPVKDSIAIEDKESPYVNIIAVRKGDENKEAIKTLVEVLHSKEIQDFILEKYKGAVVPVSE